GTGGCAACCATCCCTTTCCTGCTCAATGACATTACCGAGTCAACCTCTCCCATCAAGCTTTTCGAGTACATGGCCATGGGGCACCCCATTGTCACCACCGGGATGCCCGAGTGCCGAAAGTATCGCTCGGTGTTGGTGGGGGAAGACCATGATGACTTCATTGCCAAAATAGATCATGCGCTGACGCTGCGTGAAGATGCAGTCTATAAACAGCTCCTGCAAATGGAAGCCCTTGAAAATACCTGGGACGCCAAGGCAGGAGTCATCGCCGACCTCATCAGAAAAAATCTCGAACGCCCATGGCGCAATTGACCAGTAAGCGGGCTATTTAATGAAAAAAATTCTCTACCTCATGCATCTACCCTGGGGCTGGATCAAGCAGAGACCCCATTTTATCGCTGAAGGGCTGACCGGCCATTATTCTGTTGATGTTGTTTACCGTTTTTACCGGGTCCCTTTCGAGGGGAAATTGGTTAAAAATGCATCATTGCCGGGGCTTTCCCTCACCCCGCTGGTTATCCTTCCCTTCAACAGGCTCGTGCCGGTTGCGGCAATAAACGCCTGGATCCTCAGACTATACCTCAAGGGAAAAATCGGTGGTTACGACGTCGTCTGGATCAGCCATCCTGAGATGTATGAGGCGGTTGCGCAGATAATCCCTGCGGGTGCTCAGGTGGTGTACGACTGTATGGACAACCACCTGGCCTTTGACCTGGCCCGGCGCAATCCGTCCTGGAGCCGCCGCATGCTGGCTGCCGAAGGGAGCCTTCTTGAGCGGAGCGACACCATTTTCGCCTCCTCCGAGAGCCTTAAAAAAACGCTCATGGAGCGCTATGGCCCCAATAAAGAGATCAACGTGGTCAACAACGGCATTCACCTGGAGGATGAAGGTGCCTGCCAGGTACTGCCACCTGCTGTCGATGCTGCACTGGCCAGCCCAAATATGAAGCTTGTCTACATAGGAACCGTAGCCTCATGGCTGGATGTGGAGCTCCTCGTCAAGACCGTCGAGCGGCATCGGGAGGTAGTGATCCTGCTGATCGGGCCTTGCGAGATAAGCTTGCCGGCCCATGAGCGCATCCTCCACTTGGGACCAGTAGTCCATCGGCAGATTTATACGGTGATGGATAAAGCAGATGCCCTGATCATGCCCTTCACGGTCAATGAACTGGTTTTTGGTGTGGACCCGGTGAAACTCTACGAATATGTTTACAGCGGCAAGCCCGCCATCGCCGTCCGCTACCCGGAAAGCGAGAGATTCGGCGATTATGTACACCTCTACCGGGATATGGACGAGTTTCTCTCCCTGGTGGATCGCCTGATCAGGGGAGAACTGGGGGCAAAAAAAAAACAATCCGATTGCGTCGCCTTTGCCAGGTCTAATACCTGGGAAGAGCGTGTTAAGAAGATCGTATTGAATATTGAGGGGGCTGGTGAAAGAGTGCCTGAATGACATAATGGCGGTGGAAGTTATTTATCGCCGCAAGCTGGCTGACACCGAGACTTTTTCTTCCCTGTCACACTCTTTGGAAAAGCTGGGCGGCTGCCTCGAACTACTGGTCTATGACAACAGCCCCGAACCAATGGAACCGGCCCATCATGATTACCCGGCTTGGCGCATTCAATATGTGCATGACTCTGGGAACCCCGGCATTAGCAAGGCCTATAACGAGGGCTACCGCCTTGCCCGGCAGCTGGGCAAGAAGTGGCTTTTGCTGCTGGACCAGGATACCGTGTTTCCGGAGGATGCCCTTGCCGTTTACTGCCAAGGGATAGAAAAATGCCCTCAGGTTACCCTCTTCGCTCCGGTGCTGAAAGCCGGTGAAGTAATCTGCTCCCCCTGCCGCTATCTAATGCGGACCGGCTTTCATCCAAAAACGGTCAGAACAGGGATTCAGATGCTGCAGGGCAAGGCGGTGCTCAATAGCGGCATGCTGGTCAGGGTCGATGTTTTTGGACGCTGCGGCGGTTTTAATGAGCGGATCAGGCTGGATTTTGCCGATTTTGCTTTCAATAACAGGTTGCGCAGGCATTATGAAACCTTTTGCGTTCTGCCCATTCAGTGCCGCCACGGTTTCTCCGGAACGGGAACGGTGAGCCGCCCTGATGCCCTGAGGCGGTTTGAGTTGTTCCGGGAAGGAGCAGCAAATTCTGTCGAGAGTTTTACCGATGGTGTGCTTTACAGTCTGGTTGTGCTGAAGCGCTGTATTCGCCTGACGGTTCAGTTTCGCTCCTTTTGTTTTGTTAAAAGCTTGCTTGAGATGAGCAAAAAGAGGTTGAATAGGAAGAAGGACGATTAATGCGCATTTCCGTCTGCATGGCGACCCATAATGGCGAGAGGTTCATCCGCCGACAGCTGGAGTCCATACTCTCCCAGTTAACCACAGATGATGAACTGATAGTTTCCGATGATTCTTCAACTGATGGAACAGTTGGCATTATCAAGGGTTTTGGCGATGGGCGCATTCGCCTTTTCCCAAATAACACCTTCTATAGCCCCATCTTTAATTTCGAGAATGCCCTGAAGCATGCCGGCGGGGATGTGATCGTCCTTGCTGACCAGGACGATGTCTGGCTTGACAACAAAGTGGCGGTGATCAGAAAGAAGTTTGCGGCAAAGCCCCGTCGTTACTACCTGATCGCCCTGGACGGTTATGTCATCGATGAGAACGAGGCTATCATCAGTGACTCCATCTTCGCGCGGCTGAATGCCGGGAAAGGCTTCTGGAAAAATATCTTCAACAACCGTTACCTGGGATGTTGCCTGGCCTTTTCAAGGGAACTGCTGGAAATAGCCCTGCCTTTTCCCCGCCGGGTTCCCATGCATGACATGTGGCTCGGGCAATTGTGCGAACTGGCCGGAGAGACGGAGTTCGTGGAGGAGAAAACCATTCTTTACCGGAAGCACGGAGCAAGTCTCACAGATTTCAAGATCCGCTTCATGCCGGTTACCCAGATCAAGCGCCGAATGTTTTTGCTTTACTACCTTTTGTCCAGGAAGCATAGACTATGATCAAGCCAGAGGCGACGCCGTTTCAACCACAGATTTCCATCGTCATGCCTTGCTTTCAGCAGGTTGCATTTCTTGAGGAGGCAGTGCGTTCGGTGCTTGAACAGCCGGTGGATGTTGAACTGCTGGTCATGGACCCCGGCTCCACGGACGGTTCCAGGGAACTTCTGCAATCATTGAAGGGAGAGTTCGGCGAGCGGCTGATTTTGCACTTCGCTCCCGACAGGGGGCAGTCCGATGCCATCAATCGCGGCATGGGCATGGCGCGGGGACGCATCCTGGCATGGCTAAATTCCGATGACCGGCTGCGCCCGGGGGCACTGGCCAAGGTGGCGTCATGTTTTGCCGGGGATGAGCCGCTCTGGATATATGGTCGAGCCGGCATGATCGATGGCGACGGGCGTCCGGCTTCAAGTCTCATTGTCAAATACAAAAACTGGCGCGGGCGCCATTTTACGCCATTCAAGCTGCTGACCGAGAACTTCATCCCCCAGATGTCCACCTTCTGGACCAGATCGCTGTGGCTGCAGGCTGGAGAATTGAATCTTGAGAAGGAACTGGACATGGACTACGACCTCTGGTTCCGCTTTGCCCGCATAGTTTCGCCTCGGGTAGTGCATGAGATCCTGGCGGATTTCAGAATACACGGAGAGGCTAAGGGGAGCGTGAGAGCCTACGAGCAGCTCCTGGCCGCTTATGCCACTGCCCGATCCCATGCCTCCGAATACAAGATCAGGGGAAAAATTGCACTGGCGGTACATCTGTTATGCAGTTGGCGCACGAGGATTCTGTATTACTTTTTGAAGCCTTGACACCTCTTAGCAATGGTTTGGAACACATTAATGCACCTATACATTAGCCCGTAATCGTGCTATTGATGGCTACATACGATGAACAACAAAGGGCACAGGGACGCGACAGATGAGTGCATCTTGGCTGAACGGTAAAATACCCGCTTTCTTTTTTGGAAGGATACGACACGCAGCTGTTGTTCACGGCATGATACTGATGCTCGTGGGTTTTTTTGCCTACGCCAATACCTTCGACGCCCAGTTCAATTTCGACGACGTACCGGCGATTCTCGGCAATCCCACTGTCAGGAGCGCGGAATCAGTGACAGATCCCCTGGCGATACGAGGGAACAGGGGGGTGGGAAATTTCAGCTTTGCCCTGAATTACAAGATTGCCGCCGAGCTCACGGGAGACGGCTTTTCCGTCCGCGGCTATCATTATTTCAACCTTGCCGTCCATCTTGCCAATGCTTTGCTGGTCTATCTGCTGGTGATCCTGACTATCCGGAGGTCCACATCAGGGGAAAGCAGTGAGTGGCGGGGCAGGGGGATCGCTTTTTTGGCCGCTCTCCTTTTCGTCAGCCATCCGTTGCAGACCCAGGCTGTAACCTATATTGTCCAGCGCTTCACCTCTCTGGCCACAACCTTTTACCTATTATCACTGGTCTTTTACATATTCGCCCGCAGCCAGCGGGGTGACTCGACAAACGGCAACCGTTTGAAGGCTGCCGTGTTTTGGGCACTCTCAATCGTGCTGGCGGCACTGGCAATGGGAACCAAGGAAATTGCCATAACCCTTCCATTTACAATCATCCTCTACGAATTCCTTTTTTTCAGGGGAAGCATCGTCAAACGTTTACTGGCAGCCGGCGCCTTTCTCCTCACCCTGATCATCATTCCCCTCAGCATTATCGGTGCATCCGGCGGACAGCTTTTGAGCAGGATAGAGGCTGCAACAAAAGTTCAGACGGACATGTCGCGGCTGGATTACCTGTACACCCAGTTCAAGGTGGTAGTGACCTATTTGAGGCTGCTTTTTTTCCCGGCCGGGCAGAACCTGGAGTACGACTACCCCGTTTCCCATTCCTTTTTCGAGGCGGGGGTGATTCTCTCTTTCCTGCTGCTACTGGCGATATTTGGGCTTGGCGTCTATTTCCTTTATCGTTCGAAGTTCGAGGTTCGAGGTTCGAAGTTCGAAGTTGGCCAAGCGCATTCACCAATCACCAATCACCAATCACCAATAACCAATCACCGCCTCATCGCCTTCGGCATTTTCTGGTTTTTCATTACCCTGTCGGTTGAGTCCAGTTTCATTCCCATTGTGGATGTCATCTTCGAGCATCGCGTCTATCTACCGTCGGTGGGCTTCTTCATCGCCGTCGCCACCCTGGTCGTCCTGGGTGCCGAAAAGCTTTCCCTGGGAAGGCCCAGGGTTGCCGACGGCCTGCTGGTATCCATATTGCTGCTGTCCTGTGTGCTGGCGCTGCTTACCTTCAATCGCAACCGGGTCTGGGCCGATGAGATAACCCTCTGGGAGGATGTAGCCGCCAAATCGCCGAACCTTTCCAGGCCATGGAACAACCTGGGCTACGCCTATCTCAAGCATCGTCTGCCGAAAAAGGCCATCCCGGCCCTCATTACCTCCATAACCATTTCTCCCGGTTCTCCCGATGCCTGGAACAACGTCGGAATGGCACTCACGCAGCTTGGCAGCTATACCGGGCGCTTCAGTCCCACTTATGAACTGTTCGATATGAGTGCCGGCATCACCTCGACCTATCAGAGCGAGTGGTTTGCCCTGGCTTACAACAATCTCGGCCTGGCCTACGATTCCATGGGACAGGTCAATGAATCCATCGAGAACTTCCAGAAAGCGATCTCCATGAACCCGCGCCTGGCTCAGGCCTATTACAATCTGGGACTGGCCTTTCTTGCCATAAAAGACAAAGGGCAGGCTGCAGATCAGTATCGAATGTTGAGATCCCTCGATCCGGAACTGGCGGCAAAGCTGCGGGAAGCGGTGATTGGTGATTGGTGATTGGTGAAGAGTAAATCGGTGAATGGTGAATAGTGATTGGTGATTGGTGAAGATAACCTCGAACCTCGAACTTCGAACTTCGAACAGAAGTTAGGACTGGAATGGCAAAAACGATTGTTGTAATACCGGCATATAACGAAGGTGGCGTCATTGCAGGCGTCATTGAGAAGGTGCGCCGAGCGGTCCCTGATCTGGATATACTGGTGGTCAATGACGGCTCCCGGGATCGTACCGCCAGAGAGGCCAAGGATGCCGGGGCCATCGTAATCTCCCATTCATTCAATATGGGTTATGGGGTGACGATCCAGACCGCCTATAAATTTGCCTATGCAAACGGATACGATTACCTGGTGCAGATAGATGGGGATGGCCAGCATGATCCGGCCTTCATCCCGCACCTTCTCGCTCCTGTTGTCTCCGGAGATACCGACTTTGTCCTCGGCTCCCGTTTCATGGGGGTCGAGAGCTATCGCCCGTCGTTTTCCCGCCGACTGGGGATACTTTTCTTCCGCAAGCTCGTTTCCAATCTCATCGGCCGTTCCATAACAGACCCCACCTCCGGATACCAGGCCTTCAACCGGGAAGTGATGCGATTCTTCACCACCGACGTCTTCCCGTGCGACTATCCCGATGCCGACATGCTCATTACCCTCAACTTGTCGGGCTTCCGCATCAGGGAAATTCCCGTGCGCATGTATGCCAACACCTCGGGGAAAACCATGCATAACGGCTTCAAGCCCCTTTACTACATGTTCAAAATGTGTCTGTCCATTTTCGTTACCCTATTGCGGAACCGGCAACTGTACCGGAGGTAGAACATGCCGTTAAAACAGCAGATTTTTGCCATCATTGTCAGTCTTCTGGTTTTTGTCCTGACCATAGATATGGTGCGAAAGAAGCGGCTGAGGGAGGAATATTCCCTGCTTTGGCTCATCACAAGCGTCTCCATGTTTATTCTGGTCATAAAGTACGACTGGCTCGTGGCGCTTACCCACCTCATAGGTGCCGGACTCCCCACCTCCACCCTTTTCCTGGGATCGATCATTTTCCTCATTCTTCTGGCAGTGCAATTTTCCATAAAAATATCAAAACTTTCCGATCAGTTGAAAGACCTTGTTCAGGATAATGCCCTGATGCGTCATGAGTTTGAAAAGCTCAAAAAAGAACGGGGGAATGAACGAGATTGATGGTTGGCCGCCGTGGCTTGCCCATGGCGGTAGATATTGAATTTTCAATTGCTAATCTTTTCCGTTTCCTGTAGTGTTCACTGCATGAACGATCATGATGACAAGACCCTGGACAGTTATCGTGCCCTGCGGTTGATGGCCGAAATAGCAACAGAGGAACCCATCTCCCAAAGAGAACTGTCCAGTCGACTGGGCATTGCCCTGGGGCTCGTCAATTCATACCTGAAAAACCTGGTCAGCAAGGGTTTCGTCAGGGTGAAAAATTTCCCCCGAAATCGTTACGCCTACCTCCTTACCCCACAGGGGATTGCCGAAAAAAGTCGTCTTGCCTATCAGCATCTGGGTTATTTTTCCAGCCTGTACACCATAGCCCGCCAGGACTACCTGGTCCTTTTCAGGTCGCTCCATGGCCAGGGGGTCCAAAATGTGGCATTTTGCGGCGTCGATGAGGTGGCGGAAATTGCATACCTTTCGCTGAAGGAGACAGGACTTGAGCTTGCAACGGTCATGGATGATGAAGCAGCTGGAAAAACCTTTTTTGACAAAACGGTGACTACACTGGCTATGGGGCTGCTGTCGGGCAATCACCGCATCGTCATCACCTCACTGAAACGCAGAGAGGCTCTGCGGGAAGACCTTTTGAGACTTGGTGTCGATCCGGAACTGATTCTTGTGACGGGAAATTTAGAAAGCTAAAATATGATTATGTCGTTTTGCCATAGCTGACGGGGAAAGGGAGGTACGGAAGTGAGCCTGCTGCAACAGTTTAAAGAAATGATTCCCTACGGTGTCAGGAAAAGTTTGCTGGACTTGGCACGGCCGGACAGGCCGGGTATCGGGCCGGTACTGCGAGGAATGAACCGGGATATGTCAACCATCTTTGACATCGGCGCCAACGTGGGAGATGTTTCCCTACAGATGCTTTACTACTTCCCGAAGGCCTCTGTCTATTCATTCGAGCCTTGCTCAGAAACATATGACCTTTTGGTGCGCAAAATAGCCGAGGCTGGATACAGCGACCGTTCGCACACCTTCAAACATGGATTTTTTGACGAGACAAAAAAAGCGGCGCTCAATATCACTTCCTTCCACGGAGCCAACTCCATGCTTGATATTAGCGAAGAATACCACAGGGCCAACCCCCATATTGCAAAAGTTCGGACGGAGGAGATATCCTTGGTCCGTCTGGACGATTTTGTCGAACAGCAGGGCCTTCGGCACATCGATCTGGTGAAGATAGATGTTGAGGGTGTTGAGCAGCAGATATTGAGAGGAGGGGCGAAAACCTTTTCCACAATGGTGGATACGGTCATTGTGGAAATTTCATTTGTGCGCAATCCACGGGAGTCGGGTGAGTTTGTCAGACTGTTCCAACTGATGCATGAGTACGGTTTTGCCCCGTCGCAATTCTATGATGTGGAACATGTCAACGGGGATGCCAAGTGGAAGTTGGCGCAAGTGGATTGCGTCTTCAGGCGTTTTTGAGGTGTGGGCAAAGGGAAAACATGTAGATGAATAGGGACACCATCGTCATCACCTGCGGCAGGGTGCTCCAGATGGTCATTACCCTTGTTTCCGTGCGAGTTTTCACTTCTGTGCTCTCAGTTCACGAAGTGGGGAATATTTACTTGATCAACTCATTGTTCGGGTTCTTCGGCTTGGCTCTGATCAACCCGGTCGGGATGTATCTTAACCGCAAGATGCACCGCTGGGCAGAGAAAAAACTCGTCCTGAATCGATTTGCCATATTCAATTTCTTCCTTCTGTTACTGGCGATTCTTTCCAGCATCATCGTTTTTTTGGTTCATCGCATTGGGCATGTGGGAGGTTCGATTTCCCTGCCGGTACTGATGCTTTTCCTGATGTTGAGTATTTACTTTACCGCCTGGAACCAGACCATCATTCCGACGTTGAACCTTCTCAACCACCGGCTGAGCTTCGTGGTATTCACCCTTCTGACCCTGATATCCGGGCTTGGGATGGCTGTTCTGCTGGTTAATTTCTGGGCTGCAACTGCAGTCTCTTGGTTAAGCGGTCAGTTGATTGCCCAAGCGCTCTTTGCCCTTATCGCACTCTATCATCTGCGCAAGGTCGTTGGAGGTACGGTAGACCGGTCAGAAATGGGACAGGTCATTAAGCGGGAGAATCTCGTCCATGTGCTGAGTTTTGTGTTTCCTTTAGGGATCACCACCTTTTTTATGTGGCTGCAGAACCAGTCTTATCGGATCGTTATCGAAAAGACTGCAGGTGCCGAGTTCCTGGGGCTACTCGGTCTGGGGATAGGGGTTGCTTCCAGCATTGCTGCAGCATTTGAATCGCTTGTTCAGCAGTTGTATCTGCCGCTGTTCTATAGTGAAATAAGCACCTATGACCAAGAGCGTCGAACACAGGCCTTCAACAGGATGGTTCAGCTGACATTGCCGGTCTATCTCTCCATGACCGTGCTGGTGTCTTGTCTCGCGCCTTTCCTGGTGAATCTGCTGGCACACGAGAAATTCAGCACGGCTTTTCAATTTGTGATTTTCGGTGCCTGGATGGAGCTGTTTCGGGTATCGACAAATGTTTTCGGTTTGGTTGCCCAGTCGGAAATGCAGACACGATACCTCGTCAAGGCATATTTGACGGGAGGGGTGATTGCTGTCGGCGGTGTTTATGTCGCAGCAACCCATCAATATTTCCAGCAGACGGTGCCTTTGATTCTGGTGGCAAGCGGCCTCATCACGACGATTGTCATGTATGCCCAAATGAAAAAACTTATGAGGATAAAACTTGGGATCAGAAACGTAGTGAAATCCCTGCTTGTGTCATTACCCTTTCTCCTGGCGATACTTTTTTACAACCAGCCGAGAACGATGCTCTCGTCTCTTGCTATCCTTGCCGTATCCGGTCTGTATTTCTTGTTGACGCAGTACTTGATCTGCCGGCCTCTGCTGGCCCAGGCACAGAAGGCACAAGAAGATACGGTATCGCTAAGGGCAGGAAAGGCGTTCTGATTAATGCTCAGGATTAAGCTGACAACTGCTTCTCCCGAATGGCCCCTTTTGAGACAAACGCCACTGGCCAGGGGCATTTGGGGAGAGTGCCAGTTCATACTAAACCAGGAGGTTGATGAATGTGATTTCTGGGTGGTCTGTGAAGGCCTCCTGGAGCCTGAGAAAACCGTCTGTCCTCCGGAGAACCTCATATTGATAACGGCTGAGCCGCCTCCGGTAAAGCGGTACAGCCAAAGGTTCGTCGATCAGTTTTCGACGGTGGTGACCTGCCATCGGAAGCTCAAGCACTCCCATGTTATTCATAGCCAGCAGGCTTTGCCGTGGATGGTCGGGGGAAATTATAGTCGGGAGAGCAAAAGATGGGAAAGTTTCAGCAAGGATTACGATGAGCTGTCAAATCTGGGCGAATACAAAAAGGAACGGCTTTTGGCGGTCATACTGGCCAGAAAGACATTTACCTCGGGGCACAGGAAGAGATTGGCATTTGTCGAAAGACTCAAATCCCACTTCGGGGATCAGTTGGATATCTATGGCGTTGGAATCAGGGAAATCGCTGACAAATGGGATGGCATTGCCCCCTACAAATACTACCTGGCCATTGAGAACTGTTCTTATGAGGATTACTGGACGGAAAAATTGTCCGATGCATATCTTGCCGGAGCGTACCCTTTTTACTATGGCTGTCCCAATATTGAAGATTATTTTCCCATCGATGCGTTTACCCGTATCGATCCGGACAACATGGACAGCTCCATAGCCATCATTGAAAAGCAGATAGAGCATGGTCGCTATGAACAGAGCATTAATGCCATCCAGTCGTGCAGGGACCTCGTCCTGAACAAGTACAATCTGTTTCCGATGGTGGCTGAACTGTGCAGGAAACAATATATGGAACAAGGGATCAAACAGAAATCCACTGTTAATCTCCAGCCTGAGCCGAACTCCTACCTTCGGAGGAAGGTGAACAAAATAAGGAATATCCTGAATCTGTGACAGGAGTCTACCGGCCCACTGGGACCATGGCACCCCCCATTGACGCTGTTTAGTGTTGTTGCTGCTCATGAACGAAGCATGGAGTGAAGGTGAATAGCTAGCATGGCCATACCGTTAAAAGCAAAATTGGCAAAGATGAACCTCCTGCGGTGGATGTACGGGTTATACAAATTTCTCACCGGCTATGTCCGTTTTATCCGTGACTTTTTTTCTTTCCGCAGACAGGTGAAGAATGGCGAACGCTTCACTCTGCGATGGAATGACCGCTATCCTTGTCTTGATGACCGGACCGCCACTACCGGTTTTGATCGTCACTATATTTTCCATCCAGCCTGGGCTGCACGCATACTGGCCCGGACAAGGCCAGAGTTCCATGTGGACATATCGTCATCGCTCCATTTTTGCTCTTTGGTTTCCGCTTTTCTCCCGGTACGGTTCTATGACTATCGCCCGGCGGATCTGCATCTCAGCAATCTGACTTCTGAATCGGCCGATTTGTTGGCCTTGCCTTTCGGCAAAGACACAGTACTCTCACTTTCCTGCATGCACGTGATCGAGCATGTCGGCCTTGGTCGCTACGGTGACTCCCTTGATCCCGAAGGGGATCTGAAGGCAATCGCAGAGCTTAAGCGCGTTCTTGCTCCAGGAGGGGATCTTTTAATCGTTGTGCCGGTGGGGAATCCCCGCATCTTGTTCAATGCCCACAGGATTTATTCCTATGAACAGATAACAGGGTATTTTTCCCCTCTGTCATTGCAGGAATTTACCCTCATCTCCGATGACCCGGCGACCGGGCTGATTTTTAATGCGTTGCCGGAGCAGGTCGCAGAGCAACGATATGGGTGTGGTTGCTTTTGGTTCAAAAGGGAACCCTGATGCGCATTTTTTACGCGGCTGATAACACGCTCAATAGCTTTTTCCAGTCCAACCTGTGGAGGAACAACCTCTACCTGTCTCTGGTCGATCTGGGCCATGACGTGGTAGAGTTTCGCTACGATCTGAGGGAAACCTTTGAAAATCTTGACCTTGATGATCCCTGGCAACGGGCCTTTATCAACAGGAACAGACCGAAAGTAAGTGCTGAACTGCTGCGCCAGATAAAGGCTGCACACGCAGAAAAGCCAGTGGATCTCTTTTTCAGTTACTTCTATGATGCCTGTGTACTCCCTGAGACAATTGACAAGATAAAGGAAACAGGAATAAAGACAGTCAACTGGTATTGCAATGGCGCTCACCAATTGCACAGGGTGCGGGAAATTTCTCCCCGCTATGACTCATGCCTCGTCCCGGAAAAGTTCCGCCTGAAGGACTATCGCAGCATGGGAGCCAATCCCCTTTACTGCCAGGAGGCGGCCAACCCGAACATCTACAAGCCTTACGATCTGCCACAGGAGTTTGACGTTACCTTTGTCGGCCAGGCATATGGTGAACGCCCCGCTTACATTCGATATCTTTTTGATCAGGGATTGGATGTGCGAGTATGGGGATATGGCTGGAA
This region of Geotalea daltonii FRC-32 genomic DNA includes:
- a CDS encoding glycosyltransferase family 2 protein, giving the protein MAKTIVVIPAYNEGGVIAGVIEKVRRAVPDLDILVVNDGSRDRTAREAKDAGAIVISHSFNMGYGVTIQTAYKFAYANGYDYLVQIDGDGQHDPAFIPHLLAPVVSGDTDFVLGSRFMGVESYRPSFSRRLGILFFRKLVSNLIGRSITDPTSGYQAFNREVMRFFTTDVFPCDYPDADMLITLNLSGFRIREIPVRMYANTSGKTMHNGFKPLYYMFKMCLSIFVTLLRNRQLYRR
- a CDS encoding tetratricopeptide repeat protein, with amino-acid sequence MILMLVGFFAYANTFDAQFNFDDVPAILGNPTVRSAESVTDPLAIRGNRGVGNFSFALNYKIAAELTGDGFSVRGYHYFNLAVHLANALLVYLLVILTIRRSTSGESSEWRGRGIAFLAALLFVSHPLQTQAVTYIVQRFTSLATTFYLLSLVFYIFARSQRGDSTNGNRLKAAVFWALSIVLAALAMGTKEIAITLPFTIILYEFLFFRGSIVKRLLAAGAFLLTLIIIPLSIIGASGGQLLSRIEAATKVQTDMSRLDYLYTQFKVVVTYLRLLFFPAGQNLEYDYPVSHSFFEAGVILSFLLLLAIFGLGVYFLYRSKFEVRGSKFEVGQAHSPITNHQSPITNHRLIAFGIFWFFITLSVESSFIPIVDVIFEHRVYLPSVGFFIAVATLVVLGAEKLSLGRPRVADGLLVSILLLSCVLALLTFNRNRVWADEITLWEDVAAKSPNLSRPWNNLGYAYLKHRLPKKAIPALITSITISPGSPDAWNNVGMALTQLGSYTGRFSPTYELFDMSAGITSTYQSEWFALAYNNLGLAYDSMGQVNESIENFQKAISMNPRLAQAYYNLGLAFLAIKDKGQAADQYRMLRSLDPELAAKLREAVIGDW
- a CDS encoding glycosyltransferase family 2 protein, with the translated sequence MIKPEATPFQPQISIVMPCFQQVAFLEEAVRSVLEQPVDVELLVMDPGSTDGSRELLQSLKGEFGERLILHFAPDRGQSDAINRGMGMARGRILAWLNSDDRLRPGALAKVASCFAGDEPLWIYGRAGMIDGDGRPASSLIVKYKNWRGRHFTPFKLLTENFIPQMSTFWTRSLWLQAGELNLEKELDMDYDLWFRFARIVSPRVVHEILADFRIHGEAKGSVRAYEQLLAAYATARSHASEYKIRGKIALAVHLLCSWRTRILYYFLKP
- a CDS encoding FkbM family methyltransferase translates to MSLLQQFKEMIPYGVRKSLLDLARPDRPGIGPVLRGMNRDMSTIFDIGANVGDVSLQMLYYFPKASVYSFEPCSETYDLLVRKIAEAGYSDRSHTFKHGFFDETKKAALNITSFHGANSMLDISEEYHRANPHIAKVRTEEISLVRLDDFVEQQGLRHIDLVKIDVEGVEQQILRGGAKTFSTMVDTVIVEISFVRNPRESGEFVRLFQLMHEYGFAPSQFYDVEHVNGDAKWKLAQVDCVFRRF
- a CDS encoding glycosyltransferase family 2 protein, which translates into the protein MRISVCMATHNGERFIRRQLESILSQLTTDDELIVSDDSSTDGTVGIIKGFGDGRIRLFPNNTFYSPIFNFENALKHAGGDVIVLADQDDVWLDNKVAVIRKKFAAKPRRYYLIALDGYVIDENEAIISDSIFARLNAGKGFWKNIFNNRYLGCCLAFSRELLEIALPFPRRVPMHDMWLGQLCELAGETEFVEEKTILYRKHGASLTDFKIRFMPVTQIKRRMFLLYYLLSRKHRL
- a CDS encoding glycosyltransferase, giving the protein MKKILYLMHLPWGWIKQRPHFIAEGLTGHYSVDVVYRFYRVPFEGKLVKNASLPGLSLTPLVILPFNRLVPVAAINAWILRLYLKGKIGGYDVVWISHPEMYEAVAQIIPAGAQVVYDCMDNHLAFDLARRNPSWSRRMLAAEGSLLERSDTIFASSESLKKTLMERYGPNKEINVVNNGIHLEDEGACQVLPPAVDAALASPNMKLVYIGTVASWLDVELLVKTVERHREVVILLIGPCEISLPAHERILHLGPVVHRQIYTVMDKADALIMPFTVNELVFGVDPVKLYEYVYSGKPAIAVRYPESERFGDYVHLYRDMDEFLSLVDRLIRGELGAKKKQSDCVAFARSNTWEERVKKIVLNIEGAGERVPE
- a CDS encoding glycosyltransferase — encoded protein: MKECLNDIMAVEVIYRRKLADTETFSSLSHSLEKLGGCLELLVYDNSPEPMEPAHHDYPAWRIQYVHDSGNPGISKAYNEGYRLARQLGKKWLLLLDQDTVFPEDALAVYCQGIEKCPQVTLFAPVLKAGEVICSPCRYLMRTGFHPKTVRTGIQMLQGKAVLNSGMLVRVDVFGRCGGFNERIRLDFADFAFNNRLRRHYETFCVLPIQCRHGFSGTGTVSRPDALRRFELFREGAANSVESFTDGVLYSLVVLKRCIRLTVQFRSFCFVKSLLEMSKKRLNRKKDD
- a CDS encoding winged helix-turn-helix transcriptional regulator, whose product is MNDHDDKTLDSYRALRLMAEIATEEPISQRELSSRLGIALGLVNSYLKNLVSKGFVRVKNFPRNRYAYLLTPQGIAEKSRLAYQHLGYFSSLYTIARQDYLVLFRSLHGQGVQNVAFCGVDEVAEIAYLSLKETGLELATVMDDEAAGKTFFDKTVTTLAMGLLSGNHRIVITSLKRREALREDLLRLGVDPELILVTGNLES
- a CDS encoding DUF2304 domain-containing protein, yielding MPLKQQIFAIIVSLLVFVLTIDMVRKKRLREEYSLLWLITSVSMFILVIKYDWLVALTHLIGAGLPTSTLFLGSIIFLILLAVQFSIKISKLSDQLKDLVQDNALMRHEFEKLKKERGNERD